TGATTTGGCTTAAACCAGCCGACCCAAAAATGGAGCTAGTAATGGGGTTAACTGCGATCGCCGCTTTGATTCTGTTATCCTGCAAGTTATACTCTGGACTGGATTTGGGATTCAAGGCTAAAGCACTGCATTGGAAGAGTAAAGACATATTCCAGGATTTTTGCAGCGCCTTTGGTGTACAGTCTTGTGCTAATTGGGGAAAGTTAATTTGAGCGCCAACCAAAGCTAAGGCTGTGTAACCTCCTAAAGATTGACCAAAGACTCCCACTTGTTGCAGATTTAGCTGACTCTCAAACCGGGAATCAGACTGGTTAATCTTTTCCAGTTGATTCAAGACATATTTGATATCCAAAGGTTGGTCGATAAATTCATCTGGTTCGATGAGTTGACTGGTTTGTTGATGCAATGATGTTTGCAATTGTTTCGCACTGCTACCCGGATGATTGGGAACCACTACGGCTAATCCGTGGGAAGCTAGATGTGTGGCTAAATATTCAAAGTTGCTGCTGTCTGTACCCAAACCATGAGAAATCACAATCACAGGTGCTGGACTCTGGACATGGGGAATGTAAACATCAGTCAGCAAGAGGCGATCGCGTTTGGAGTCAAAAAATCTCAGTGTGTGTTTTTGCGATTGAAACTTTCCCTGACTACGTAAATCTGCTAAGGGTAAAAAATTTCGCAGTTTGGGGATGGTAGCAGCTTCTAGATTAGACTGTTTTGTCACGGCGGCGATCGCGCCTTGAGTCTGATTAATGACTGTTTCTAGTTGTTTAGCTATGGTGAAGCTACGCCTTAAATCAATATGAATACTGCTATAGGGATATTTGCGTAACAGATTTAATAGTGTTAAACCGCCTGGTTCAGCAGAGGCGGAAATTAATGCTGACCTTAAAGCCTGAAATCTGCCTTGTGCTTGACCAGATTCGGGTTGAATCACTTGCGCCAAGCGATTTAGCAGAAATTCGCCTTCAGGTGTGTAGAGAAATTGAGAAACCACCACTGGACTCACTTTCACCGGTGTGAGTAAAATTCCCTGCAATTCTTGAGACTGTTTTGGTGGCAGATATTGCTGATAAAATGCTAATTCATGAGCAATTATGCCATCCTCGGCGTATTTTTCTAAAGCCGTGACTGAAATCGACGTTTCTATGGCGGAAAAGGTCGTATAAATTCGCTCGGCTGCAAGCATAGAAATATTAATTCCAAATGTTGACAGCAGTATTGCTAGAACCAGCCAGAGCGAATTTCTTCTGAGGGTGCTTGTCCAATTATCCAACAAACTATTCATCGCTCAACTGTTTCGGTGATCTTGTTTCACTAGGCGTTGGCTGTAGTAGTTATTTAGACACCCTGGAAAATTAACTTAATATTATTTACCTTCGTTTTAGAGACTTTTCGGGATTTATCTTGATGACAAACTGAAACTTTAAATATGATTAACATACATAGGTAGAGCCAAGTTTCACTTTGTCAAAGATTCACCATAGCAATTTCCATTCAAGTGAGGTATTAACAGTAATAATTAAACGCAGATGGACGCAGATAAACGCAGATAATTTTGTACTGTCTTAGACTAGGAAATGCTATATCCCAATTTTACAGCAGATTTTATCTGAGTAGCTACTATGGGAGCATGATTTGGCTTGAGTGTACTTTGGCGAGCTTCAGTTACCGTGTAATTCATTTACTTGTAAAGGGCTGTATCTGAAGTAACTGTGTATTCAACCGCAGTTTAATTATGTGCATATTCATCCAGGAATCGTATTAGTAATGTATCCAAAACTTGTAGATTCTCATTTGTCACCCATTATGAAATGATAACAAATAAAAATTTTGCCCACCTCAGTATTTTAATGTAAATTTGAAGATAATCAATTAGCTTTTCCCAACGTGATTGCTACTGAACCAGTTACGACTAAAGATGCGCCTAATATGCCAATTAAACTTAAGTGTTCTGTAGGAATTAGAGAAGGGGAGATTACGGATACTAGGGCAATTGAAGTTAAAGTAATAATAGGAGCTAAAGCTAATACTGCACTTACTTTTGATGCTTCCCAATGTTCTAATGATTCGGCAAAAGCACCATAGGCAATTAGAGTATTAAAAGCACAAAATAGCAAGATTCCTAAATGGAAACTATTCAATGTCAAAATGACTTGAGGTTGAGCAAATGGGGTGAATAATAAAGCACATCCGCCGTAAATAATCAGCATGATGTTAGTGGAAGATAAAGATTGTAATAATTGCTTTTGGGACAAGGCATAAATAGCCCAAGCTGCGGCGCTGAAGACAATCAAACCACTACCGAAAACATAAGTAGTCTGGGCTGTAATTAAATTTTCGAGTTGTTCACGAAAAAATACAATATAACCAGAGATGAGTATACTGACACCAATCCATTGACGCAGTGTATAACGTTCTTGAAAAATCACTAAACCACCGAAACTTAATAACAGGGGCGCTAATTGAATTAAAACTTCAGCGTTAGCGGGTGATGTTAAGGCTAGACCTTGCATAAATAGGAAGTAATTGAATGCTAAAAATAAAGTGGCGATCGCTAATAATTTCCCCGAACTAGAACGCAATTGTGGTAAGTTAGGTAATTTACCCCGCATTCCTAAAAACGCAGCTAGTAGCGCAAATGACACCAAAAAGCGAAACCAAATAATCGTATAGACATCAATAACTTGTAAACTTACTGCCAGCGCAATCGGTAAAATTCCCCACAAAAAAACCGTCAACAGCGATAATGCTAAACCCAAACGCCAGCGACCGGAACTATGATGCATAATTTGTAATTCGTAATTCGTAATTCGTAATGGGCTAACGCCCCGCTCCGCTAACGTAATTCGTAATAATATTAGAAGAAATCAACCATCCCAGGAGAGGGGGCGGCAAATATTTGTGTGGCTGCTAATAGAGATGTTTCTGTAGCATGGAGTTTTCCTGTTAGCTGTAATTGTTGGGGAGTAAAAAGGCTGGTATATAGAGGTGCTAATCCGCCAATGTCTAACTGCAACTCACCTTTGCCGCCTTTGGTAACTTCACCACGTCCATCAGCCACAGATAAGATAAATTTACCATTATTGGCAGTTAGCAACTCATCTTTAACTTGCAGGTGTAGTTCAGCTGAGACTCCTGGTGGATAACCCCGCATTTCTAAGGCTTTGACCAAATTTGTTATCCGCAGCATCCAGCGGTCATTACGGGTAATTTTGGCAGTTTGCTCTGGTAGCAGCAATGTCAGAGAATCAACTACAGCACTCTTCCATTGCACCTGGTCAATTTGGGAGCGATGATTGGCAATAAAAGCCCAAAAAGTTTTTACAGATGCATTTGTGAGCATTGTCCAATCTCTCACCCGTAACATTGTGCCATTCTGAGTGCGTTCTTGAGTACAGATGATGTAGCCTTGGGGTTGGTCTTGGTCACCAATCAAATAACCATAAACTGTTT
This region of Nodularia sp. LEGE 06071 genomic DNA includes:
- a CDS encoding alpha/beta hydrolase: MNSLLDNWTSTLRRNSLWLVLAILLSTFGINISMLAAERIYTTFSAIETSISVTALEKYAEDGIIAHELAFYQQYLPPKQSQELQGILLTPVKVSPVVVSQFLYTPEGEFLLNRLAQVIQPESGQAQGRFQALRSALISASAEPGGLTLLNLLRKYPYSSIHIDLRRSFTIAKQLETVINQTQGAIAAVTKQSNLEAATIPKLRNFLPLADLRSQGKFQSQKHTLRFFDSKRDRLLLTDVYIPHVQSPAPVIVISHGLGTDSSNFEYLATHLASHGLAVVVPNHPGSSAKQLQTSLHQQTSQLIEPDEFIDQPLDIKYVLNQLEKINQSDSRFESQLNLQQVGVFGQSLGGYTALALVGAQINFPQLAQDCTPKALQKSWNMSLLFQCSALALNPKSSPEYNLQDNRIKAAIAVNPITSSIFGSAGLSQIKTPVMIIGSSDDTVAPALYEQIQPFSWLTTSQKYLVMLLGGTHFSTIGDGNPASQQISLPTDLVGDASQARYYMNVLSLPFFKTYVAGKSQYLPYLNAAYTKTISRASLGLSLVKSFSQTELAQALGRNSLKQQSANAIVDFGFWMLAVGIAMLRGTISL
- the eis gene encoding GNAT family N-acetyltransferase, which translates into the protein MNIPKFKYSTLTHIEDIQQLGSILEQCFIMSSGDSEIYMKRLGVEKFRVIHQDQQVVGGLGIIPMGQWWYGQCVPMTGIAAVGIAPEYRGSGAAIALIKNTLQELEQQEVPISVLYPATQRLYRKAGYEQAGSYCTWEISTDNIQVKEPSLLLQPVDPKNHLIFHDLYQQQAKLTHGYLNRHSAIWQGLTQPDGQETVYGYLIGDQDQPQGYIICTQERTQNGTMLRVRDWTMLTNASVKTFWAFIANHRSQIDQVQWKSAVVDSLTLLLPEQTAKITRNDRWMLRITNLVKALEMRGYPPGVSAELHLQVKDELLTANNGKFILSVADGRGEVTKGGKGELQLDIGGLAPLYTSLFTPQQLQLTGKLHATETSLLAATQIFAAPSPGMVDFF
- a CDS encoding DMT family transporter, whose protein sequence is MHHSSGRWRLGLALSLLTVFLWGILPIALAVSLQVIDVYTIIWFRFLVSFALLAAFLGMRGKLPNLPQLRSSSGKLLAIATLFLAFNYFLFMQGLALTSPANAEVLIQLAPLLLSFGGLVIFQERYTLRQWIGVSILISGYIVFFREQLENLITAQTTYVFGSGLIVFSAAAWAIYALSQKQLLQSLSSTNIMLIIYGGCALLFTPFAQPQVILTLNSFHLGILLFCAFNTLIAYGAFAESLEHWEASKVSAVLALAPIITLTSIALVSVISPSLIPTEHLSLIGILGASLVVTGSVAITLGKAN